The nucleotide sequence CGGGGCAAAAGTTTTTTGGGTTGTATTATTATATAACTCTATGTGATGACTATTTTTAATTCTAAACCCTGAATTATAAGAATTAATCAGGCGAAGATTTTTAAGGCGAATATAGCTTTTATCTTCTACTTGAAATGCTCCTTCATCATGAGGGAAAGGCGGCTTTCCTACGGGAGGGCCTACATAAATTTTTTCGGCATTAATTATCACTTCTTCTTGCGGATAGGCGGCATAAGTGATCCATTGGTTTTCTGAACCCGAATTTTTGGGAACTATGGGTTTATAGAGCGAATAATTGCCGCCCCTAATGTAAACTGTCTCTCCAGCTTTTAAGGTTTGAGCCGCTTTTGTGATGGTGGCCCAAGGTTTTTCTTGGCTACCGGGGTTAGCATCATTCCCCGTGAGAGCGACATAATAGATTTTTGGGTTAGCTTCCTGAATTTTCGAGGTTTTGGCTTTTAAGCGATGACTAAACGCTATAGGGACTAATGCGGCTCCTAATATTTCGAAAAATCTACGCCGGTTAATTTTTAATTTCATTGGCAACTGATAAAGTGGGTGTTTGAGCCTCGTTAATTTCCTCAATTATCTGCAAAAATTCTCTTTCAAAACTCACTTGCGCTCGGTTGGTTTTGCCGCCAATATACAAACATTCGTTGGCTTGTAAAATCCAAATTTGGGAATGAGAGACATAACTCATCATCACTCCCAGCATTAATAAAGCAAAACCCGTATAAACAAATGGAATGCCAGGATCTGATTTAATTTGTAACCCTGTACTGCCAATTAAATCTTTAACTTTTAAAGTCACTCCATTAATTTCTAAAGGAATACCCGGACGGACGGCACTGGTTAAATTTCCCTCTTTATCATAGACTAACATGGTTCCCTGTAAGTCTTTTGCTAATAGAGAAACCCCTTCACTTAAATCGGGTTTCGTCGGTATCCAAGTTCCCCAAATTCGGGAGCTTCCCTTACTGGATAATTGAGCCATTGGCAATAGGAAAACCGGGCTATTATTAATCTGTACTGCTACCCCAGCAATTCCCCAATCTGTCTGATAAAAAGTCACTCCATCGTAGCGTAGAGGCTTATTGACATGAATAATTTTATGATCTAACTCAGCACCTTCTTTATCAACGACAGAAAGATCTGAATAAAACTGATCTACCTTTCCATCAGGAGTATAATCAATCCAAAAACGATTCACTTTTACCAACCAGTTTTTAGTTAGGGGAGAAGCCGCGACAAGACCTTTTTCGATAATATTTTTAATGCCAAAGGTTGCACCACTAGGAACCATTTCTTGGGCTAAAAATCCGCTTAATGCTCCCCAAATTGAGCCGGCTAAAATCACAATTATAGCCACATGAACAACTATAGGGCCAATTTTGCCGATAATTCCTTTACGGGCATATATAGCCTGATTTTCTTGATAGATTTTATACCCTTTTTTTTCTAATTGAGCGATTAAAGAACTCGAAGACTCGGTTTTTAATTCTGTACTTAAGCTTAATTTTTGGAACTGACGAGGTTCTTGATAAAACTTCCAACGTTGAGCCACTTTCAAGGCCGGCAATTGACGAGTAAAAGTACAAGCGATTAAACTGCTGCCAAATAGAACCAGCAACGATAAAAACCACCAGGTACTATAAACGTGATTCAGCCCTAAAATTAAAATCCACTTCCAACTGAGGAAGCCAAATAAAGCCGGATCTTCTGGATAATTTTGTTGATAAAAAGCAACGCTTTCTCCCTGTTCTATGACTGTCCCACTAATACTAAATAGAGCAATGCTTAATAGTAAAATGATAGCCAGTCGTAAATCAGCAATAACGGCAATTAGGCGACGGAATAAACGGCGAGGTTTTAATAATTCATCTAAGGATTGAGAAGATTCTGTTAAGGTCATTTGCAGACTAAAATAATAGCTGTTATTCAAAAAAACATTGCTTCACTATTATACTACCGGCTTAACTTATTAACCTTAAAACTTATATGAATTACACAAAAAATTAATAAAAACCCTCATCAACTGATTCTCCCTCCCCTGTTGCCTGTTGCCTGTTCCCTCCTAACCTATAGAGAGACGAGATAACAGAGAAATTACCCCAAAACTGAGCAATAAAACGCCGCTAACGGGATTAATCCAGCCTGACCAGCGCCGCATCTCCAATAACCGCTTAAGAGAAGCCGTAAAGCTGCCGGCAATCATCAAGGGAACCACATAGCCAGCCGTATAGGATAATAACAGCCCTGCACCCAAAATTAAATCTTGAGTAGAGACGACCCAAGCGAGTAAGGTAGCCAATACAGGTGTGCTACAGGGAGAAGCCACCAAGCCAAAAGTTAAGCCTAAAAGATAAGAACGTAACCCGGACGGAAAATCGTCTTTAATCCAGTCAGTAGCGCCGATAGAGGGAAAAGGTAAAGAAATCACCTCTAATAGGTTTAATCCCATGACAATAGCGATTAAACTCACAAAAATCGGCAATCCGATCCCAATTTGTCCATAAACTCGCCCAAGGGAAGCGGCAAAAATGCCCAAAGCGGCTAAAGTCGTGGCTAA is from Gloeothece verrucosa PCC 7822 and encodes:
- a CDS encoding cytochrome c biogenesis protein, whose product is MTLTESSQSLDELLKPRRLFRRLIAVIADLRLAIILLLSIALFSISGTVIEQGESVAFYQQNYPEDPALFGFLSWKWILILGLNHVYSTWWFLSLLVLFGSSLIACTFTRQLPALKVAQRWKFYQEPRQFQKLSLSTELKTESSSSLIAQLEKKGYKIYQENQAIYARKGIIGKIGPIVVHVAIIVILAGSIWGALSGFLAQEMVPSGATFGIKNIIEKGLVAASPLTKNWLVKVNRFWIDYTPDGKVDQFYSDLSVVDKEGAELDHKIIHVNKPLRYDGVTFYQTDWGIAGVAVQINNSPVFLLPMAQLSSKGSSRIWGTWIPTKPDLSEGVSLLAKDLQGTMLVYDKEGNLTSAVRPGIPLEINGVTLKVKDLIGSTGLQIKSDPGIPFVYTGFALLMLGVMMSYVSHSQIWILQANECLYIGGKTNRAQVSFEREFLQIIEEINEAQTPTLSVANEIKN
- a CDS encoding cytochrome c biogenesis protein CcdA, with the protein product MLDSIQTQLYFLEQFANRVVSGQLSHLSLLSVGVIFLAGLVTSLTPCMLSMLPITIAYIGTYQDKGRLQSTIQSVWFCLGLATTLAALGIFAASLGRVYGQIGIGLPIFVSLIAIVMGLNLLEVISLPFPSIGATDWIKDDFPSGLRSYLLGLTFGLVASPCSTPVLATLLAWVVSTQDLILGAGLLLSYTAGYVVPLMIAGSFTASLKRLLEMRRWSGWINPVSGVLLLSFGVISLLSRLSIG